In Oncorhynchus tshawytscha isolate Ot180627B unplaced genomic scaffold, Otsh_v2.0 Un_contig_6829_pilon_pilon, whole genome shotgun sequence, a single genomic region encodes these proteins:
- the foxe1 gene encoding forkhead box protein E1 produces the protein MPVVKVEKDSPSEISLPAPNPPHTTTTVSDEPSRGRRRKRPLQRGKPPYSYIALISMAIANSPNHKLTLGGIYKFITERFPFYQDNSKKWQNSIRHNLTLNDCFIKIPREPGRPGKGNYWALDPNAEDMFDSGSFLRRRKRFKRCDFTTYTSYVHESPVFSPVQIARSTYSSSVYGSNMAVSPPYGQHGQLPSAYYPSSSPPGFGPHCQSHSRMFSINTIIGHPSGGQGPEMMQQPSRSFSPEGGPAGGPSHCNLGAPAFQAQSCGGAMLSRSSAHVGFPYSGPNGHHHHPHHHPPQGSYSQGHSQGYGGSGRLHSHSSPHMAGDAVEHYGRVSPGQLGSLVQYNGAGTTSTGAYLRHPTYSGNMDRFVSAI, from the coding sequence ATGCCGGTGGTCAAAGTGGAGAAAGACAGTCCTTCTGAGATCTCCCTGCCTGCTCCCAACCCCCCTCATACGACCACGACAGTATCGGATGAACCGTCACGGGGCCGTCGCAGGAAGAGACCCCTCCAGCGAGGAAAGCCCCCCTACAGCTACATCGCCCTCATCTCCATGGCGATAGCCAACTCGCCCAACCATAAGCTGACCCTGGGCGGCATCTACAAGTTCATCACGGAGCGGTTCCCCTTCTACCAAGACAACTCCAAGAAGTGGCAGAACTCCATCCGCCACAACCTCACCCTCAACGACTGCTTCATCAAGATCCCTAGGGAGCCAGGGAGGCCCGGGAAGGGTAACTACTGGGCCCTGGACCCCAACGCAGAGGACATGTTCGATAGCGGCAGCTTCCTCCGGCGCAGGAAGAGGTTCAAGCGCTGTGACTTTACGACCTACACGTCATATGTACATGAGTCCCCTGTCTTCTCGCCTGTCCAGATCGCTCGCTCGACCTACTCCAGCTCCGTCTACGGCTCCAATATGGCGGTGAGTCCCCCGTACGGCCAGCATGGTCAGCTACCCTCTGCCTACTACCCATCCTCCTCGCCCCCCGGGTTTGGTCCTCACTGCCAGTCCCACTCCCGCATGTTCAGCATCAACACAATCATAGGGCACCCCTCTGGGGGTCAGGGGCCCGAGATGATGCAGCAGCCCAGCCGGAGCTTCAGTCCGGAGGGAGGCCCCGCTGGGGGCCCCAGCCACTGTAACCTTGGAGCCCCAGCCTTCCAGGCCCAGTCATGTGGAGGGGCCATGCTGTCCCGCTCCTCGGCCCATGTGGGGTTTCCCTACTCGGGCCCCAAtggacaccaccaccacccacaccaccacccACCTCAGGGCTCCTACAGCCAGGGACACAGCCAGGGGTATGGAGGTTCAGGGCGCCTCCACTCCCACTCCTCACCCCACATGGCTGGAGATGCTGTGGAGCATTATGGGAGAGTGTCCCCGGGTCAGTTGGGCTCTTTGGTCCAGTATAATGGTGCAGGTACCACCAGCACTGGAGCCTACCTAAGACACCCCACGTACTCGGGGAACATGGATAGGTTCGTGTCTGCCATCTGA